In the genome of Macellibacteroides fermentans, one region contains:
- the pstC gene encoding phosphate ABC transporter permease subunit PstC, producing MRKFFEKIVEGGLLISGSVTSLAILLIIVFLFKEASGLFNSPAVEEGYVLAVNSSNPVKHLSPENTKQVFDSEITNWSELGGNDEEILVFRFSDLTNFYTEEELGAEFEFVPDKINELVQKEKGIVAFFPEMYLAKDFKGTVISKDPIRPGEFFGGTQWYPTATPSPIFGLIPLLLGTLLVSFGAIILSLPFGVAVAIYLAEIANFKTRQFLKPVIELLAGIPSVVYGFFGLVVIVPLIQKGFNLPVGETAFAGSVVLAIMALPTIITVAEDAMRTTPRAMKEASLALGATQWQTIYKVIIPYSSSGITSAVVLGIGRAIGETMAVLMVTGNAAIIPTSFFEPVRTIPATIAAELGEAPAGGAHYESLFLLGAVLFMITLVLSIAVEYISSKKKI from the coding sequence GTGAGAAAGTTTTTTGAAAAAATAGTTGAAGGAGGATTACTGATAAGCGGGAGCGTAACCAGCCTCGCCATCCTTCTGATTATCGTTTTCCTTTTCAAAGAGGCTTCCGGTCTATTTAACAGTCCCGCTGTAGAAGAAGGTTATGTACTAGCCGTAAACAGCAGCAATCCTGTTAAACATCTTTCGCCGGAAAATACAAAACAGGTATTTGATTCGGAAATTACAAACTGGAGTGAACTTGGAGGCAACGACGAGGAAATTCTGGTTTTTCGTTTTTCAGACCTTACGAACTTCTACACAGAAGAAGAACTTGGGGCCGAGTTTGAATTTGTGCCCGACAAGATCAACGAGCTCGTTCAAAAGGAAAAAGGAATTGTTGCATTCTTCCCCGAAATGTATCTTGCCAAAGATTTCAAGGGAACTGTAATTTCAAAGGACCCGATCCGACCGGGAGAATTTTTTGGTGGCACCCAGTGGTATCCCACTGCAACACCATCTCCCATATTCGGACTGATTCCATTGTTATTGGGAACTCTGTTGGTTAGCTTCGGAGCAATCATCCTATCCTTACCGTTCGGTGTGGCCGTTGCCATATACCTTGCCGAAATAGCCAATTTCAAGACACGCCAATTCCTCAAACCTGTAATTGAGCTTTTAGCAGGGATTCCATCCGTTGTTTACGGATTCTTCGGGTTGGTTGTTATCGTTCCGTTGATACAGAAAGGGTTTAACCTCCCTGTTGGCGAAACGGCTTTTGCCGGTAGCGTTGTACTTGCCATCATGGCCTTGCCTACGATCATCACAGTTGCTGAAGACGCAATGCGCACCACTCCCCGCGCCATGAAGGAGGCGAGTCTGGCGCTCGGAGCCACCCAATGGCAGACAATCTATAAAGTAATAATCCCCTATTCCAGTTCCGGAATCACATCTGCGGTTGTATTGGGAATCGGGCGTGCCATCGGTGAAACAATGGCAGTATTGATGGTTACAGGAAATGCAGCCATTATCCCGACTTCATTCTTTGAACCTGTACGAACCATTCCTGCAACCATTGCTGCAGAACTCGGAGAAGCTCCGGCAGGTGGTGCCCACTATGAATCGCTGTTCCTGCTTGGTGCCGTACTGTTCATGATTACACTGGTGCTCAGTATCGCTGTTGAATATATCTCATCCAAGAAAAAAATATAA
- the pstB gene encoding phosphate ABC transporter ATP-binding protein PstB, which produces MIKIDTQNVNFYYGDFHALKNISMKIESNTSTAFIGPSGCGKSTFLRLFNRMNDLISGTRLEGTIQIDGRDIYAKGEKVDQLRKNVGMVFQKPNPFPKSIYENVAYGLRVNGISDENYIEETVLKTLQQAALWNEVKDKLKKSAFELSGGQQQRLCIARALAISPSILLMDEPASALDPISTGKIEDLIHELKKEYTIVIVTHNMQQAARVSDKTGYFYLGELIEFGDTRKIFTNPEKESTQNYITGRFG; this is translated from the coding sequence ATGATCAAGATTGATACTCAAAATGTAAATTTCTACTACGGTGACTTTCACGCGTTGAAAAACATCTCGATGAAAATTGAATCGAATACCTCAACAGCGTTTATCGGTCCGTCGGGATGTGGTAAATCAACCTTTCTCCGGTTGTTTAACCGAATGAATGATTTAATTTCCGGAACACGTCTGGAAGGGACTATCCAAATTGATGGCCGAGACATATATGCTAAGGGAGAAAAGGTAGATCAACTGAGAAAAAACGTTGGCATGGTATTTCAAAAGCCAAATCCATTTCCCAAAAGTATCTACGAAAATGTAGCTTATGGTTTACGGGTTAATGGTATTAGCGATGAGAACTACATTGAAGAAACGGTTCTGAAAACCCTTCAGCAAGCAGCTTTGTGGAATGAAGTGAAAGACAAGTTAAAGAAAAGTGCCTTCGAACTGTCGGGCGGTCAACAACAACGTTTATGTATTGCCCGTGCACTGGCCATCTCGCCATCCATATTGCTTATGGACGAACCGGCATCTGCCCTTGACCCGATTTCAACAGGCAAGATTGAAGATCTTATCCATGAATTGAAAAAAGAATATACGATTGTAATCGTTACACACAATATGCAACAAGCCGCACGCGTTAGTGACAAAACCGGCTACTTCTATCTGGGTGAGTTGATTGAGTTTGGCGATACGCGAAAGATATTTACAAATCCGGAGAAGGAGTCGACTCAGAATTATATCACGGGACGCTTCGGTTGA
- the pstA gene encoding phosphate ABC transporter permease PstA, giving the protein MTPIEKLGNVNNRKRWSQKIAFGFFTSLSYLVVLILFVILGFIIIKGASVISWDFLTKSPEEGMTSGGIYPAIVGTLYLVLGSSLISFPIGVMSGIFMNEYATNGKITKFIRIMTNNLSGVPSVVFGLFGMALFVNTLGFGDSIIAGSLTLALLSLPLVIRTTEEALKSIDDSFRHGSLALGATKLQTIRKVILPMAFPNIITGLILSVGRVSGETAPILFTVAAYFLPQLPGSIFDQCMALPYHLYVISTSGTDVEASRGMAYGTALVLIAIVLIVNLLANALRSYFAKKVKMN; this is encoded by the coding sequence ATGACTCCTATAGAAAAATTGGGCAATGTGAATAACAGGAAACGATGGTCGCAAAAAATTGCTTTCGGATTCTTTACCTCACTTAGCTATTTGGTTGTTCTCATTCTGTTTGTCATACTCGGCTTTATCATCATTAAAGGTGCCAGTGTGATTAGTTGGGATTTCCTAACCAAATCACCCGAGGAAGGTATGACTTCCGGAGGTATCTATCCCGCCATCGTGGGAACATTATATCTGGTATTGGGAAGCAGTCTGATCAGTTTCCCCATTGGAGTAATGAGTGGGATCTTCATGAATGAATATGCAACAAACGGTAAAATAACCAAATTCATACGAATCATGACCAATAACCTCAGCGGTGTACCCTCTGTTGTATTTGGTTTATTCGGGATGGCACTATTTGTAAATACTTTGGGATTTGGCGACTCAATCATCGCCGGATCGCTTACCCTTGCTCTATTGTCTCTACCGTTGGTAATACGTACCACCGAAGAAGCGTTGAAAAGTATTGACGATTCATTCCGTCACGGCTCTCTAGCATTAGGTGCTACCAAACTGCAGACCATCCGCAAGGTAATACTACCAATGGCTTTTCCCAATATCATCACCGGTCTGATTTTGTCTGTCGGACGTGTTTCGGGAGAGACTGCCCCGATTCTTTTCACGGTTGCTGCCTATTTCCTGCCACAGCTTCCGGGAAGTATTTTCGATCAGTGTATGGCATTGCCTTATCACTTGTATGTTATTTCGACCAGCGGAACCGATGTAGAGGCATCCAGGGGGATGGCTTATGGCACCGCCCTGGTATTGATTGCCATTGTGCTGATTGTAAATCTACTAGCCAATGCACTCCGTTCTTATTTCGCAAAGAAAGTTAAAATGAACTAA
- a CDS encoding ABC transporter ATP-binding protein — protein MKEFIRILQRFVPPYKSNMVWNIVFNVLSAILNLFSFALIIPILQILFKINEEVYTYMPWSFEPSSWESWKGLAEAGKNNFFWYITNLIETEGGSFTLIVLGVFLVIMTFLKVATMYLAFFHMIPIRTGVVRDIRNQINNKITQLPLGFFSEERKGDIIARISGDVNEIENSIMSSLDMLFKNPILIFIYLTGMILISWQLTVFVLVLLPLAGYIMGQVGKKLKRKSLLGQQQWGDLMSQIEETLSGLRIIKAFNAESKIRNRFEKSNDIFRRTTMKIYRRQQMAHPMSEFLGTATIVIVLWYGGTLILANNSPIDAPTFIYYLVIFYSIINPAKDLSKSVYAIQKGLASMERVDKILKAESDINDPIDPKPISLQKQIEYKNVWFKYQNDWVLKNVNLTIPKGKTVALVGQSGSGKSTLVDLLPRFYDVNEGSITIDGTDIRESTLYDLRGLMGNVNQEAILFNDSFFNNISFGVKNATLEQVKEAARIANAHEFIMASEQGYETNIGDRGGKLSGGQRQRISIARAILKNPPILILDEATSALDTESERLVQEALENLMKNRTTIVIAHRLSTIRNADEICVMHGGEIVERGTHDALLVLDGFYKKLCDMQQF, from the coding sequence ATGAAAGAATTCATACGGATACTCCAACGTTTTGTGCCTCCCTATAAATCGAATATGGTATGGAACATTGTATTTAATGTTCTGTCGGCGATACTTAATTTATTTTCATTTGCATTGATTATTCCTATTCTTCAGATTCTTTTTAAGATAAACGAAGAGGTATACACTTATATGCCATGGAGTTTTGAACCTTCATCATGGGAATCGTGGAAAGGGCTGGCAGAGGCTGGAAAGAATAATTTCTTTTGGTATATTACCAATCTGATCGAGACCGAGGGCGGATCATTTACCCTTATCGTGTTGGGAGTATTCCTTGTGATAATGACTTTCCTAAAGGTGGCTACCATGTATCTGGCATTCTTCCATATGATACCCATCCGTACAGGAGTTGTGAGAGATATACGAAATCAGATCAATAATAAAATTACGCAATTACCCCTTGGATTCTTTTCTGAAGAGCGAAAAGGGGATATCATTGCCCGAATTTCGGGAGATGTGAACGAGATTGAGAACTCGATCATGAGTTCGCTGGATATGCTCTTTAAGAATCCTATTCTAATATTTATTTACCTGACCGGGATGATACTGATCAGCTGGCAACTAACCGTTTTCGTACTTGTTCTTTTGCCCTTGGCTGGTTACATTATGGGACAGGTGGGGAAAAAATTAAAACGCAAATCGTTACTCGGACAGCAGCAGTGGGGCGATTTGATGTCGCAGATCGAAGAGACGTTAAGCGGTCTCCGTATCATCAAAGCTTTTAATGCAGAAAGTAAAATAAGGAACAGATTTGAAAAGAGTAATGATATATTTCGTCGTACAACGATGAAAATATACCGCCGCCAACAAATGGCACACCCCATGAGTGAGTTTTTGGGAACAGCAACCATTGTGATTGTGTTATGGTACGGAGGAACATTGATTCTGGCCAATAATAGCCCCATCGATGCTCCCACATTTATTTATTACCTGGTAATTTTCTATAGTATTATCAATCCTGCAAAGGATTTATCCAAATCGGTCTATGCCATACAGAAAGGATTGGCATCCATGGAGCGTGTGGATAAGATACTGAAAGCAGAAAGTGATATCAATGATCCGATAGATCCGAAACCAATTTCCTTGCAAAAGCAGATAGAATATAAGAATGTATGGTTCAAATATCAGAACGACTGGGTGCTTAAAAATGTAAATCTGACCATCCCTAAAGGAAAGACTGTGGCCCTGGTAGGTCAGTCGGGTTCGGGAAAAAGTACGTTGGTCGACCTCCTGCCTCGCTTTTACGACGTTAACGAAGGTTCTATTACCATCGATGGAACGGATATCCGTGAAAGTACGTTGTATGATTTACGCGGGTTGATGGGTAATGTAAACCAGGAGGCCATCCTTTTCAATGATTCGTTCTTCAATAATATCTCTTTCGGGGTGAAAAATGCAACATTGGAGCAGGTTAAAGAGGCAGCCCGGATTGCCAATGCACATGAATTTATCATGGCAAGCGAACAGGGATACGAAACTAATATTGGCGACAGAGGGGGCAAATTGTCGGGTGGCCAGCGACAACGCATCAGCATTGCCCGTGCCATACTAAAGAATCCTCCCATTTTAATCCTGGATGAGGCTACCTCTGCTTTGGATACCGAGTCGGAACGACTGGTACAGGAAGCCCTTGAGAACCTGATGAAGAATCGTACCACGATTGTGATAGCGCACCGCTTATCTACCATTCGCAATGCAGATGAAATATGCGTGATGCACGGCGGCGAAATTGTAGAACGGGGCACACATGATGCATTGCTGGTATTGGACGGCTTCTATAAGAAGCTTTGTGACATGCAGCAGTTCTGA
- a CDS encoding glycoside hydrolase family 95 protein → MKKTILLILSAVMIVSGGCKQMEAPPGKSWSYFFDKPAKVWEETLPLGNGRIGLMPDGQINKENIVLNEISMWSGSKQDTDNPEAYKSLAQIRKLLFEGKNDEAQSLMYKTFVCKGQGSGQGNGADTPYGSYQLLGNLVIEYQYPNETDTISQYKRALNLNDAVASTSFKRGNVLYAREVFTSFADDLGVIHLSASEKSKLGFTIKMNRPERYRVSTEGNDLIMQGELASGTDTAGPLYGARVRVILPQNGDIVTSDSSLTITDATEATILISMATNYFGHQVPDQLSALIDKAEGKSFDELKDDHIAAYYPKFNRVDLNLGESAASKLPINKRLTEFNKTKQDQDLMALYFQFGRYLLISSTREGLLPPNLQGLWCNTVRTPWNGDYHLNINLQMNLWPAEVTNLSELHLPLIEWTKKQVSSGEQTAKVFYNSRGWVTHILGNLWEFTAPGEHPSWGATNTSAAWLCQHLYHHYLFTMDKKYLAEVYPVLRGASLFFVDMLVEDPRNGYLVTAPTTSPENNFRMSNGSVVAVSAGSTMDNQLIRELFGNTMEAAEILGLDSVFVQELAAKRDKLMPTTIGKDGRIMEWLNEYEEAEVTHRHVSHLYGLHPGNEISVSQTPELAKAARATLEKRGDASTGWSMAWKVNFWARLHDGDRAHKLLSDLLRPCLKSADEPEYSGFGSGTYPNLFCAHPPFQIDGNFGGTAGIAEMLIQSQTGIIELLPALPSVWKNGSFRGLKVRGGAEMDVHWTNNRVDNATLRADVNNTFKIKMPAHAPKLSVKINGESKSLPVSDGILSLTMSKGDIADFIF, encoded by the coding sequence ATGAAAAAAACAATCTTACTAATCTTATCCGCTGTTATGATAGTTTCGGGCGGATGTAAACAAATGGAAGCACCTCCGGGTAAAAGCTGGAGTTATTTTTTTGATAAACCGGCAAAAGTATGGGAAGAAACGCTGCCTTTGGGAAATGGAAGGATTGGATTGATGCCGGATGGACAAATAAACAAAGAAAACATTGTTCTCAATGAAATTTCCATGTGGTCCGGAAGTAAACAGGACACAGATAATCCGGAAGCCTACAAATCGCTTGCTCAGATCCGGAAGCTGTTGTTTGAAGGGAAAAACGACGAAGCACAGTCTCTCATGTATAAAACCTTTGTGTGCAAAGGCCAGGGAAGCGGTCAGGGAAATGGAGCCGATACGCCATATGGAAGCTACCAGCTTCTGGGTAATCTGGTGATTGAATACCAGTATCCCAATGAAACAGATACCATTTCACAATATAAACGGGCGCTCAATCTGAATGATGCGGTTGCATCAACCTCTTTTAAAAGAGGAAATGTACTGTATGCGAGGGAAGTATTTACCTCTTTTGCCGACGATTTAGGGGTGATCCATTTGTCTGCCAGCGAAAAAAGTAAACTTGGTTTTACCATAAAGATGAACCGTCCCGAACGTTACCGGGTTTCAACGGAAGGAAACGACCTGATCATGCAGGGAGAATTAGCCAGCGGAACGGACACCGCAGGACCGCTTTATGGGGCACGTGTACGTGTAATCCTTCCTCAGAACGGTGACATCGTGACTTCCGATAGCTCACTTACCATAACCGATGCGACGGAAGCAACCATTCTGATCTCTATGGCCACCAATTATTTCGGACATCAGGTTCCTGACCAACTGTCTGCTTTGATAGATAAAGCAGAAGGAAAAAGTTTTGACGAACTTAAGGATGACCATATCGCAGCCTACTATCCGAAGTTTAACAGGGTAGATCTGAATCTGGGTGAGAGTGCTGCATCGAAGTTGCCCATAAACAAGCGTCTGACAGAGTTCAACAAAACAAAACAGGATCAGGACCTGATGGCGCTTTACTTTCAGTTTGGTCGCTATCTGTTGATCTCTTCCACCCGTGAAGGTCTGTTGCCCCCCAATTTACAAGGATTGTGGTGTAATACTGTTCGTACGCCCTGGAACGGAGATTATCACCTTAATATTAATCTGCAGATGAATTTATGGCCGGCAGAGGTTACAAATCTTTCTGAATTACACCTTCCGCTGATTGAATGGACCAAAAAACAGGTTTCCAGTGGTGAACAGACGGCCAAAGTCTTTTATAATTCGCGTGGATGGGTTACGCATATCTTAGGAAATCTGTGGGAATTTACCGCTCCGGGAGAGCATCCTTCGTGGGGTGCAACGAATACATCTGCCGCATGGCTTTGTCAGCATCTGTACCATCATTATCTCTTTACGATGGATAAAAAATACCTGGCTGAAGTGTATCCGGTATTGCGGGGAGCCTCTCTGTTCTTTGTGGATATGCTGGTTGAAGATCCCAGGAATGGGTATCTGGTTACGGCTCCTACCACCTCTCCCGAGAATAATTTCAGGATGAGCAATGGAAGTGTTGTAGCTGTTTCGGCCGGCTCCACGATGGACAATCAGTTGATACGTGAACTTTTTGGAAATACGATGGAGGCTGCTGAGATCTTGGGATTGGATAGCGTATTTGTTCAGGAGCTGGCTGCTAAAAGAGATAAGCTTATGCCTACAACGATAGGGAAAGACGGACGAATCATGGAGTGGTTGAATGAATACGAAGAGGCGGAGGTAACACATCGCCATGTATCACATCTGTATGGATTGCATCCCGGAAATGAAATTTCCGTTTCTCAAACGCCGGAACTGGCTAAGGCAGCCCGTGCCACTCTTGAAAAGAGAGGTGATGCAAGTACGGGATGGTCTATGGCATGGAAAGTAAACTTCTGGGCTCGATTGCACGACGGCGACAGAGCTCATAAACTGTTGTCGGATTTACTCAGGCCTTGCCTGAAGTCGGCAGACGAGCCTGAGTATTCAGGCTTTGGAAGCGGAACCTACCCGAACCTCTTCTGTGCGCATCCTCCGTTCCAAATTGATGGAAATTTTGGTGGAACTGCCGGAATTGCAGAAATGCTGATTCAAAGTCAGACGGGTATTATCGAATTGTTGCCAGCCTTACCTTCTGTATGGAAAAACGGTAGTTTCAGAGGCTTGAAAGTTCGGGGAGGAGCAGAGATGGATGTACACTGGACAAACAACCGGGTGGATAATGCAACCCTGAGGGCAGATGTAAACAATACATTTAAAATTAAGATGCCAGCGCATGCACCAAAACTAAGTGTTAAGATAAACGGCGAATCTAAATCATTGCCGGTTAGCGATGGTATATTGTCTCTTACAATGAGCAAAGGTGATATTGCAGATTTCATCTTTTAA
- the phoU gene encoding phosphate signaling complex protein PhoU, which produces MKVIEEEINGLKASISQMWALVHQQLYNAGEALLTGDKELAFKVMNRERRVNAFELKIDSDCEDIIALYAPVAIDLRFVLAMYKINTNLERLGDFAESIARFAGNLPDGEPIDPELIKKTRIEEMLKAVLEMMSLTKEAFEKEDSSIASGVFAKDAVVDEINHASASLIADFIETHPGSALSGIFVSGVIRKLERYGDHCTNIAEELIFYLDAKVMKHLGKVDQSLNLTDDNA; this is translated from the coding sequence ATGAAAGTAATAGAAGAGGAAATAAATGGATTAAAGGCAAGCATAAGCCAAATGTGGGCATTGGTACACCAGCAATTGTATAATGCAGGGGAAGCATTGCTGACCGGCGACAAGGAACTGGCCTTTAAAGTGATGAACAGGGAACGAAGGGTAAATGCTTTTGAGCTTAAGATAGACAGTGATTGCGAAGATATTATTGCTCTGTATGCTCCGGTAGCCATCGACCTTCGCTTTGTATTGGCCATGTACAAGATCAATACCAATCTGGAACGTCTCGGCGACTTTGCCGAAAGTATCGCCCGCTTTGCCGGAAATTTACCGGACGGTGAGCCTATCGATCCGGAGCTTATTAAGAAAACACGTATTGAAGAGATGCTCAAGGCTGTGTTGGAAATGATGTCTCTCACAAAAGAGGCCTTCGAAAAAGAGGATTCCTCCATTGCATCCGGAGTATTTGCGAAAGACGCCGTGGTTGATGAGATAAATCACGCTTCGGCTTCATTGATTGCCGATTTTATTGAGACTCATCCGGGAAGTGCATTGTCAGGTATTTTTGTATCGGGTGTGATTCGCAAGCTCGAGCGTTACGGAGATCATTGTACAAACATAGCGGAAGAACTTATATTCTATTTGGATGCCAAGGTGATGAAGCATTTGGGAAAAGTAGATCAGAGTCTGAATCTGACAGACGATAACGCCTGA
- a CDS encoding IS4 family transposase: MNIGKTVFAQLMSFLPTYEFNKCVEKYKGNHRVRNFTCKEHFYVMGFAQLTYRESLRDIESCLTAFSNKLYHSGIKQPVPKSTLAEANESRDWRIYADYAQVLIKEARHLYEKDNEFKLDVKNMVYALDSSTIDLCLSLFPWAKFRKNKGAVKMHTLLDLRGSIPTFVHLTDGLCHDVNVMEHIVVEPGAIYVMDKGYVDFFRFYTIIHEQRAFFVTRAKDNMAARRVYSRKVDKTTGLKYDQSIKLTGFYIKKDYPDYLRRIKYQDAETGKIYVFLTNNLELPAFTIAQLYKERWKIELFFKWIKQHLRIKAFYGTSRNAVYTQIWIAICMYLLVSIVKKKMKLEPPLYTLLQIFSLTLFEKMPINELFINTNYNLTSPNSSNQLNIW; the protein is encoded by the coding sequence ATGAATATAGGGAAAACCGTTTTCGCGCAACTGATGTCATTTTTACCGACTTATGAATTCAACAAGTGTGTTGAAAAGTACAAGGGTAACCATCGCGTAAGGAACTTTACCTGTAAGGAACACTTTTATGTGATGGGTTTTGCTCAACTTACCTATAGGGAAAGTTTACGTGACATCGAATCTTGCTTGACAGCGTTTTCCAATAAATTATATCATTCAGGCATAAAGCAGCCGGTTCCTAAATCCACATTGGCAGAGGCCAACGAAAGTCGGGATTGGCGAATTTATGCAGACTACGCACAAGTTCTGATCAAGGAGGCTCGACACCTTTATGAAAAGGATAACGAGTTCAAGCTTGATGTCAAAAACATGGTGTACGCCTTGGACAGCAGCACCATCGACTTGTGCTTAAGTCTTTTTCCATGGGCGAAGTTTCGCAAAAACAAAGGTGCTGTTAAAATGCACACGTTGCTGGACTTGCGGGGCTCCATACCCACATTTGTACATTTGACGGATGGTTTATGCCACGACGTCAATGTAATGGAACATATCGTAGTCGAGCCTGGTGCCATTTATGTAATGGACAAAGGTTATGTCGATTTCTTTCGGTTCTACACTATCATCCACGAACAACGCGCGTTCTTCGTGACTAGGGCCAAGGATAACATGGCTGCCAGAAGAGTGTATAGTCGAAAGGTGGACAAGACCACCGGACTCAAATACGATCAATCTATAAAACTGACAGGCTTTTACATCAAGAAAGATTATCCAGACTATTTGAGGAGGATAAAATATCAAGATGCCGAAACCGGCAAGATTTATGTTTTCTTGACGAATAACTTAGAGTTACCAGCCTTTACAATTGCTCAGTTATACAAAGAACGATGGAAGATTGAACTGTTTTTCAAATGGATAAAACAGCATCTTCGGATAAAAGCTTTTTATGGCACCAGCAGAAACGCAGTGTACACCCAAATATGGATAGCAATCTGTATGTATCTGCTTGTCTCAATAGTCAAAAAGAAAATGAAATTAGAGCCGCCGCTCTACACTTTATTGCAGATTTTCAGCTTGACTTTGTTTGAGAAAATGCCTATAAATGAGCTATTTATAAATACAAATTACAATTTAACCAGTCCGAATAGTTCTAACCAGTTGAATATCTGGTAG